The Jaculus jaculus isolate mJacJac1 chromosome 1, mJacJac1.mat.Y.cur, whole genome shotgun sequence nucleotide sequence ggcaagtgccttaagagctaagccatctctctagctcctcccttgtgttttttaaaatcttatgtgtgtatgtgtgtgcatgtgtgcctatgtgcatgcatgcatgtgcgtgaATGCCACAGAGTGCTTgtgaaggtcaaaggacaacctcaagcATCAGGCATTGTCCTCTATCTTGTTTTAAACAGGGTGTCTTATTCACTGCTACATACACCAGGTCAGCTTctgaggattctcctgtctctgaatCCTATCTTGCCTTAGGATCACTTGGATGACAGATGTTCACGCTATAGCATCAGCTTcatgtgagttctgggtcagcttcTATGGTATGTAcattacacactgagccatttctctagcccctccctTGGGTTCTTGAGCAATCtctttccctttgtatctctcaCTATTGACAGTATTCTGTCTTTATGGATTCTTAGGTATGTGTCTTATCTCTCTACTCAGTGATAAAACATCCCTGGGAAGTGAGGACTCCACTGCATTCACTTTTATGTCCATGACTAACCAAGGTCAGTGAACATTTGCtgcatttaatttgttttgtggAAACAGCTCAGAGGGAAATGAACAGAGTAATAATCCATGATGGTAGATCTCCAAGCAGTATAAAACTGGAGCTTCAAATAATGTGTGTTAGGTGGGTCCCCAAACTTCATGTTCACAGGGCCAAATCCCCAGTTCCATCCTCCCTTCACTCACCTCCTCTGGAACATCACCAACTTCTCAGCTTTTAGGTCAGACatgttcaccaaacttcccttCTCTTTGACGGCTGGGTGTTTGCGCACAAGTAACCAACCCACGTGAGAGAAGAAAAAGCCACGATGGGAATTGTGAGGATCAGCGTGGGTGTCTGAGAACTTGTGGTGGGTGCGATGATCTCGGGTCCACTCATACACATCATTCtgtagagacagaaaagagagacccAGGTCTGAGAAGAATTGCCTTCTTGGGAGGATTCCAGTACCCAGATGTCTACAAGGGCACAGGATTCTCTGCCCAACATCATAAAGTCCCCAGGACTCTGGCTCCATAGGAGACAAGGGGGTGCCTTCTTCTGCACCCTTGCCCCAGAAGCTAATGTGGAAAACAACTTTCAGTCACAGACCCAGGAATAACACCGCTGCTTCCTGAAATTGCATGATGAGTAATGGGAGGGAAGTCACAGTGCCCAGAGCTTCATTTGCAAATAACATGGCAGTTTTTAAGCAGGAAGTGTGTAGTAGGGTCTTCATGGGCTATCTAATCCCTGGGCAatgagagaacgaggcagatggCCCTGGGTCTACATAGGTTAAAGATGCAGGGAGAATCTCCATCCTGATGTCATCACAAGTGACAGGTTGTCCAGCTTAGTAACAAGGCCAACATGTAAGTCATGAGCCTGAGCACATCATCAAAGGACCACTGGGATTTTTCTGGGCTGTATCCATTTCTTCAAGAATGCGCCATTAtgtctctcccttctctttaCCATCCAAAGACAAAAGTTAGGAGTTTTCATCTAAATTGCCAGAGCTAATTACATGTATATGCTCAGAACCTCAGATACTGTCAAAACAAAGGGAACTAATTAGtctttcttatctcttttctTCCAAGTTAAGTTCCACACAAGTTATAGCCTGTAGCTAGACAAGCTCCTTTTCCCTAAATTTCCTCCAATATGTCTGATAAACTTGCAGCAGGAAACATCCTCAGTTTGACTTACACAGCATGCTAACCTTTGATGGGACTATTAGTTTATTTAACCTCTcagtgactcagtttcctcatctgtaaggtGGGGACAAGAGGACCCACCTTCTAAGATGGTTGTGAACATTTGACGGGTCACCCTATATCAAATACTCACACAGTGCCCAGCACATAGTAACCTAGAAATGTTTTGTCTTATCTGAAACCGCAGAATTCCTGAATCTGTGATTTGTCATACTCCAATCCCATTATGGTAGGATCCTGTGTGGGCCTTTACATTGAAGGACCACAGCATCCATATTGTGTGACAATAAAGCAAACCTAAGGTCAAAACTAAACCTACGCATGTAGAACATGTCCTATTTACTTCCTATTTCCCTTCCCATTGACTCAAGTGTCCCAAGCTGTATGGACCTCAGCAGTGAGTCTGCTCTTGAGGTGAGCACAGGAGATGGGGAAGAGTGTTGGTTGTCCTTCTGGGTCCTCTCTGGGTGCTATCTCCTTCACTCCATCCTGTTATTATAAGAGTGAGCCTCAACAGCCTCTTACCTGGAAAGCCATGGTGTTGGCGATGATGAGGAAGACCCTCAGGGGCAGCCGTGCTTTGTAAGTTCGATGGCTCCATAGCCGATGAGCCCCAGCCGTGATGCCCAGGCcacaaaagaaaagtaagaaaaatgctGCAAGACAAGACAGTGGAGTAGTTGTCAAGCAGTGAGAGTACAGCCAGGGGAAGCATGTCAGGACCCTCCTGACCCAGGCTGCTTCTTGTTTAGGTTTGAGGGCATATATTCCTTGGTCTCTAAGGCCTCAGCATTCACCACCTGAAAAGACCATCACCTGTATAAGATAGAACAAATTCTCCAACTGAAAGAGAACAGTTTGAACTAAAGAGATAAGCGTAGTTATCAGAGAGTTATTGAGTTGTATGTCCACTCTTCTTACTTACATAGAGGTTCTCTCTGAATcctattggtttcctgtcctGGGGAATCTTGCCtgctgaggctcagggaacatttcggaagagggaggagaaaggaaagattgtaggagccacagggtgggtgtgAATAGCCTGAGGATCATATCTACCCTCAGATACTGACTGGGGCCTCATGGTCCCCACAATAAATACCAATATCTACTCCCAGAAACTGACTGGGGCCTCATGGACCCCACAATAAATACCTACGACCACACCGAAGAGGGTCCTCCTCAGAAGGGAGGCAAAGAGAAGGCCTAAGAGTACAACCTTTCTagttaaaaaaatcagtaaataagaaaaaaagttaagaaaacataGCATCACCTCCCAACCTGCTCCTAGGAATAAGCTGAGAAGTGCCAGAACACAAGAGGGCAGAAAGCAGGCCAAGGAATAGGTGGCCAGCATTGTGGCACATTTCCTTGCCAGACTGCAGGAGCATTAGCCCAGGTGCTATGCCTTTGACCCTTAGCTAACTTCTTTAAGGTGCTCAAGGCCATTAACTACTCCTCTAGAGCTAAATATCCACAAACAAGGGTGTTTAGAAAACAGCAGAGCAGTCCTGGGGCACAGCCCCGACTAAAGGAACCTGCAATTGAAGGAAAGATGTGGCTATTTACCAGTTGTTACAGCATCATTTTGACATTGTAGCAGGTAGTATGGCAAATGACATCAGCCTTGCACACAGTCACATTTCTACAGGGGCTCAAGCTCTCCCAGAGACATTAATATTATCATATTTACTACATACCTGGAATGGGATAGGTGCCATTGACACCACATGTCAAGTGACCTGAAGAGAATGATGGTGAAATGGAAGGCAGTGCAAGGGCTTTGTACTTTGGCCCTCCATGTTATCAGAGGCGTGTAATTCAGGTGAAGAAATAGATGACATGAAAGGTTACATGTTTATCTAGGGTCACAACAATAGAATAAGTGGAACCAGGGTGTGAAGCTAGGTTTTCTGTTAATTTCTTCTGGGGCAATAAAGCACGCAAACCTTGTCCTACCTCATCAACATAAGATCCTACACAGTTGTGAGGTACTGTATATGATCTGGTGGGGAAAAGGGTGCTGAGGGTCCCCATCTGTTCCTCTGACTGGCAGCACTAGGGCATAGGATGGAGGCCATGGTAGAAACTGTACTCAGTGTACAGTACTCTAGGGCAGCTGGAAAGAGTGGAACCTTAGAGGCGACACAACTTAGTTGAGGTTGGAGACACCACACATTCACTCACAGCCAGAAGTAGAGTTTCCTAAGCAGccacctccctcctccccctgcctcctgcACCACATTCTGTGGCTCCTACAGGATCCCCAGGAGAGCCAGAGTCACAGCATCTGTCCCAAGGAAAGCGCTAGCCACATCCCTCTGGGCTGGGGTGAGACGCCAGGGGATTTGACCATGTGGTGGCTGAGATCTTCCCACAGAGAGGATCAGATCAGATTGCACCTGCGCTGGGAAAACCCCAGTGAGTCAGGAGCCTGCAATCCCAGGAGGAAAGAATGCGAAGTCCTCAGCTGAGTGCTAAGGAGGAATGTGCATGTTAGGTCCAAGCTGCAGAGGGCCCTGGCATGGTGGCTTCAAAAGTGCATCTGTGTCATCCTAGCAGGGGAACTGGCACAAGAACCCAACTACTCAGGGGTCAGTTATGCCCACGCTTCTCAGTCTGCCAGTAGACAGCTCAGCTCACTTGGGTTCTCTCCTGGTCCCCAGGGAAGCACTGTTAGCATCCACAAGGATGGGCACACAGCTTTGCTtgcaggggagggctggaggggctGTACTTTGTTCCTCAGTGTTGTCAGAGGTGTCTCTTCAGCCTGAGGGCTCTGCTGTGCAGCTCCAAAATGAAAGACCTAAAACCATCTCAATTAACTGCTAATTCTGCATTTGCCTTAGGGATAACACGAGATAAAACAAGCCCTACATAAAAGGGGAGGAGAAGATGCTCAAGTCGAGAACTCTACCCTTCTTGTTCCTTAGCAGAGAGCAGTTTTGCAACCCACGTTTCACAATATCCATTGTCAGCTAGTCTACCCACCACAGCCCAGGGACAGGAGTGAAATAATTCACCATAAAACAATGTGTGTAAAgttcctatcttaaaaaaataaaaaaatcacctGACAAATGTCAAGATGTGAAAAAGACAGCAAGCACAGCATTGGCGTTGGGAGAACATTCTGCTCCCTTCACTAGCAACCGAGGCCAGTCAAGCAGAGGCAGTATATTCAGACTTGGAACTTGAATGAGGCCTACAGGGAAGACCCAGGCTGGAAGagggtttgcaggggctgaaacTTCTTTGAAGATTTCCGGTTTAGGGAGAAGCGTAGGAGAAGAAATCTGAACTCTCCTGCGGAATGCCGTCCCTGCCCTGAGTACATCACAGGGCAGCTCAGGCCATGTGGTGTTCAGcggaatgagagagaatatgtaccctccctgccctgccccacACACAACAGAACACCCTCTAGTATGCAAACAAACCCATCACCTGTACATGCCTGCTTCCTCTATGTGCCTCTGTGGCAGTGAAATAATCTTACGACCTCAGGAACGCAGCCTTCCTAGTCCAATGATTGAGACAAGTTGCCATTGTCCCTAACCTACCCTAGTTCAGATTCTCAGGGATCCACAGGTATGAGGGATGCCAGGGCTGGTttaattattgtttattatttatataaatatttaaaaatatatttaaaatatttataaattattataaattatattattatattatatattataaattatttttaaattatttatataaatatttataaaattaaaattatataaatatttttaaatatttatttaaatattatttaaataataattattgctggtttaattatttaattatttcagcTGGTTACTGAGAAAAAGAACTGGATTCTAAGAAAGGGTGGTCTTCTAACTTGCATTTTTTCCTAGGGCATTAGGTAGATTGTACCACCTATAAGACCTGAGAGGCCTGGCCAACCAGCCCTCTACACTACTCTCCAAGAGAGCTGCCATGAAGTACCACACCTGACATGCTGTAAAAAGTCTCCCACTGTCTTACGGGGAAGAACTTGCACACCATGCCTGCAGAGGGCAGCAAGTGCCTTGGGTCTGCAGGCTGCTTGCTACCTTTACCTAATCTAGGCTTTAGGAGTCAGAAGTGGGAACACTTGTAAAGCACATCTGTGGATCCAGGGGACAGCCCTGCCATCGCACATACTCATGGATCCCCGAGGAGCTGAGCTAGGGTAGGTCAGGGACAGTGGCAACTGTCTCAATCATTACAGTGGTCTGAAGGCCAGGGCTTCTCAAGGCTCTAGTCTCTGGCCTGGCTGTCCCTACCAAAAAGAGATGGATAAAGGACAGGAAGGACTGATGTTAGAAGGTGCAGGGTCCTTGGTACTTCATGGCCTAGGGAGAAGGGCAGGAGCTGGCTGGTTAAGCAATAGAACATGAAACACATGCATCCTTATCTCATTCTAAGAATGTTTTGCTGGCTGGTACGTGCTTTACTCTGGAGACCTACATACATGGAGTAGCAGAGTCACACTCCTGTGTACTTGGGTTGCGTAGGCGCCTGCTTCGTCTTcctccaggggaaaaaaaaaggcctgtTCTAGCCAGAATCAGGGCCTAAGAGTTTTGTAGACAGTGGCCCCTCTGTTCCTCCCAAGCTACCTCCCCTTGCTCTGTTTCCTGTCTGGGCTCAATAAGTAGTCCATGAGGCACCTGGTTCCCATGCTCTCTAGATAGGGCCTGGCTCTCTTGTGGCCAGCAGGGCTGAGACAGAAAGCTAAGCAAGTGACACACATAGAAAAGCTTGTTCAGGGACAATTGCTTCTCTGCTGTAGATCAGCCCCTCAAAGCTTCCTGAACATGGGTTCAGGGGTTGCTTCCCaataccgttttttttttttttattaattaattaattaatttgagagcgacagacacagagagaaagacagatagagggagagagagagaatgggcacgccagggcttccagcctctgcaaacgaactccagatgcgtgcgcccccttgtgcatctggctaacgtgggtcctggggaaccgagcctcgaaccggggtccttaggcttcacaggcaagcacttaaccgctaagccatctctccagcccccaataccgTTGTTAAGGGACCCCATGGGCTATGGATGTACCTCAGAATTAGAGCACCTGTCATGTATGCCCAAGGCCCTTTAACTAATCCCTGGCACCacaacacaaagccaaacaaaacacCCTGCAGGCTGATTTTGTGTGATCTCCGAAGTATGAGACACAAACATCAACATGGGgtgaaagccagcctggtctacatagtgagtttcaaggcAGCCTGGGTGGATAGAGCCAGCTGGGggaaggagaggtagagagaatgtaaTTCTGCCTGAAATGGGATTCTACTTAATTAACGAATGGGGAGAAACCTGGGGTACTGGCTCAGAACAAGGGGAGCTGCTTACTCCAGATCCAGGTGTGGTACTTGCAGGAGGGAACCAGCGTGATTCCATACAGGGCTCCCACGTGCAGCAGGGCCATGAGGATGATGTTTTTCCAGACGTACTCCAGCTTGGGCGGGGGGCCCTCCTCATCCTGGTAGGTGGGGTCACGTATGTCATCTTTCATCTCAGGGCGAATGTCTTCACAATCTTGAGGAGTCTGTTCTAATTTTTCTTCCCCATTCTTCAGCCCGCCAGAGGGAGgcgctgtggtggtggtggtggtcctGTAGGAGCAGGAAGCCTGCAAAGAGAGGGATTGGAGAATTAGGAATGTGGACTCCAGCAGGGGGCGTTTCTCCTCTAAGGTAGCTGGCTGAAGCACGCAGTACAGACACAGCCCTTTCCCCACCGCCCAGGTTAACCAGTGACAGGTGGAAGGGAAGGGCTACAGA carries:
- the LOC101600191 gene encoding acyl-CoA desaturase 1-like; its protein translation is MSLKEIVQRLSGSNGIMLAMVASCSYRTTTTTTAPPSGGLKNGEEKLEQTPQDCEDIRPEMKDDIRDPTYQDEEGPPPKLEYVWKNIILMALLHVGALYGITLVPSCKYHTWIWTFFLLFFCGLGITAGAHRLWSHRTYKARLPLRVFLIIANTMAFQNDVYEWTRDHRTHHKFSDTHADPHNSHRGFFFSHVGWLLVRKHPAVKEKGSLVNMSDLKAEKLVMFQRRYYIPAVLVTSFILPTVVPCYCWGETFLHSLFIATILRYAMALNITWLVNSAAHLYGYRPYDKNISSRENILVSMGAMGEGFHNYHHAFPYDYSTSEYRWHINVTTFFIDCMAAIGLAYDRKKVSAASVLARTKRTGDGSYKSD